A stretch of Acidimicrobiales bacterium DNA encodes these proteins:
- a CDS encoding cytochrome c-type biogenesis protein CcmH: MSRRLTWLVVLAVVVGSLVAAEQVGRPPLTNADRVHALAGDFACPVCRGQSLGESDVPIARTIRSSIRTMVDDGRTDDEIRSVLVARFGEDIDYTPGGEGLTGLVWVLPVLAGGAAAVGLGLALVRWRGGRSGGRPPRPLVVGGVLLVVVVAGLLVARTAGQRPTGGSLSGDIRSSTRTLLVEAGVADPEEAVVLYSQVLEVQPSNAEALAYRGWVRWRNGEGPSARSDLDEAVAVDPAYPDVRVFRASQRHADGDHTGAAADLVALDGLAAPPIVGDLLAASRLRERIAVGLASDGDLLEALEVLDSGLSADPESSSLLAERGWLLVLTRTPELVQRGLNNLDEAVAVQPGDPHARAYRAVALATVVGRPGDATADLAVFAAIDSPPADLVDLLVGMGLLGG, from the coding sequence GTGAGCCGACGCCTGACCTGGCTAGTCGTCCTGGCTGTAGTCGTGGGGAGCCTGGTGGCCGCTGAGCAGGTCGGGCGGCCTCCCCTCACCAACGCCGACCGGGTCCATGCGTTGGCTGGTGACTTCGCCTGTCCAGTTTGTCGTGGACAGTCCCTCGGGGAGTCGGACGTACCGATCGCCCGGACCATCCGTTCGTCCATCCGCACCATGGTCGACGACGGTCGGACTGACGACGAGATCCGATCCGTGCTGGTGGCCCGATTTGGCGAAGACATCGACTACACGCCGGGGGGAGAGGGCCTGACCGGGCTCGTCTGGGTCCTCCCAGTGCTGGCCGGTGGGGCGGCGGCGGTCGGTCTGGGGTTGGCGCTCGTACGGTGGCGGGGGGGACGGTCCGGTGGGCGGCCCCCCCGGCCGTTAGTCGTCGGGGGCGTCCTGCTAGTCGTCGTGGTGGCCGGGCTCCTAGTGGCCCGGACGGCTGGTCAGCGCCCGACGGGTGGGTCGCTCAGCGGTGATATCCGGTCGTCGACCCGCACCCTGCTGGTGGAGGCGGGGGTGGCAGACCCCGAGGAAGCCGTCGTCCTGTACTCACAGGTCCTGGAAGTGCAGCCGTCTAACGCGGAAGCGCTGGCCTACCGCGGCTGGGTCCGTTGGCGAAACGGCGAGGGCCCGTCGGCCCGTTCCGACCTAGACGAAGCAGTGGCTGTCGATCCCGCCTATCCAGACGTCCGGGTGTTCCGGGCCTCCCAGCGCCACGCCGACGGGGACCACACCGGGGCGGCTGCCGACCTGGTTGCCCTCGACGGCCTGGCCGCGCCGCCCATCGTGGGCGACCTGCTGGCTGCCAGCCGACTGCGAGAGCGCATCGCCGTCGGCCTGGCCTCCGACGGCGATCTGCTGGAGGCCCTGGAGGTCCTCGATTCTGGGCTATCGGCCGATCCAGAGAGCAGTTCGCTGCTCGCTGAGCGGGGCTGGCTGCTGGTCCTCACCCGGACGCCGGAGCTGGTCCAACGGGGCCTCAACAACCTGGACGAGGCGGTCGCCGTCCAGCCCGGAGACCCGCACGCCCGGGCTTACCGCGCGGTGGCCCTGGCCACGGTGGTCGGGAGGCCCGGTGACGCGACTGCCGACCTAGCGGTGTTCGCCGCGATAGACAGTCCTCCGGCGGACCTAGTGGACCTGCTGGTCGGGATGGGGCTCCTCGGAGGCTGA
- a CDS encoding TlpA family protein disulfide reductase: MSPVRSAAIAVGLVLAVLVAVFATRDSSRDRMTTHLVGGVAPAVVGTAVDGSTWDLDDHRGRWVLVNFFSTTCVPCIEEHPELVAFAEAHASAGDVRLVSVAFDDRPAAVAAFFAENGGGWPVLVTDTGRIAVDWGVVAVPESYLVTPSGHVAAKVVGGVDRNSLEDLLDQVSAGAS; encoded by the coding sequence ATGAGCCCGGTGCGGTCGGCGGCTATAGCCGTGGGTCTCGTCCTGGCCGTCCTGGTAGCGGTGTTTGCCACCCGTGACTCCAGCCGGGACCGGATGACCACCCACCTAGTGGGGGGCGTGGCCCCAGCCGTTGTCGGCACGGCGGTGGACGGCTCGACCTGGGACCTGGACGACCATCGGGGCAGGTGGGTGCTCGTCAACTTCTTCTCCACCACCTGCGTACCGTGTATCGAAGAGCATCCGGAGCTGGTGGCCTTCGCCGAGGCCCACGCGTCGGCCGGTGACGTGCGGCTGGTGAGTGTGGCCTTCGATGACCGTCCGGCCGCCGTGGCGGCGTTCTTCGCCGAGAACGGTGGGGGATGGCCGGTACTCGTCACCGATACGGGTCGGATCGCCGTGGACTGGGGCGTGGTGGCCGTGCCCGAGTCATACCTGGTGACCCCCTCGGGCCACGTGGCGGCCAAGGTGGTAGGCGGGGTCGACCGGAACAGTCTGGAGGACCTGCTGGATCAGGTCTCGGCAGGGGCGTCGTGA
- a CDS encoding histidine phosphatase family protein, which yields MSLLLIRHGSAGDPYRWVGEDVDRPLDARGAAQAGRLDDLVSALFADRPPTRVLSSRAVRCLQTVGPLCTRLGILPEVVDHLFEGASRNTTTLIRDLAADPETSPTVLCSHSDVIFDVVRDLVSDGAEISGGQECGYASTWELTIGGGRIVHARYHPTP from the coding sequence ATGAGCCTGCTCCTGATCCGCCACGGGTCGGCCGGCGATCCCTACCGATGGGTTGGCGAGGACGTCGACCGGCCGTTGGACGCCAGGGGCGCTGCCCAGGCCGGTCGGTTGGACGATTTGGTGTCGGCGCTGTTCGCCGATCGGCCACCGACCCGCGTCCTGAGTAGCCGGGCCGTCCGCTGCCTCCAGACGGTGGGCCCGCTGTGCACCCGGCTGGGCATCCTGCCCGAGGTGGTCGACCACCTATTCGAGGGGGCATCGCGGAACACCACGACCCTGATCCGGGACCTGGCGGCCGATCCCGAGACCTCGCCGACAGTGCTGTGCAGCCACTCCGACGTGATATTCGACGTGGTCCGGGACCTGGTCTCCGATGGCGCAGAGATCAGCGGTGGCCAGGAATGCGGCTACGCCTCCACGTGGGAGCTGACGATCGGCGGTGGTCGGATCGTCCACGCCCGCTACCACCCCACCCCTTGA